The nucleotide window ATTTCCGCTCTGTTTTCCGCCGACAACAACAATTGCATCATTTTTCTCGGCAAGGTTACGGATTTCAGCCTGACGTTTTTCAGTGGAGCCGCAAATGGTATCAAATATTTTATAATGGGGCAAATGGGTTTTACACCAGACTTTTATTTGATCAAAAAAAGCTGTATTTTGAGTGGTTTGAGCGACAACAACGGCAGATTCAAACCTGGGCAGTGCCAACAGCTGATCCATGGATGTGATTGTATGACCTTTTGCCTTTGCATATCCCAAAAGACCCACAACTTCAGGGTGTTTCTCATCTCCTATAATGATTGTGGAATAACCTTTTTGAGCATATTTGCTAATAATCATCTGAACCTTCACCACCCTGGGACAGGTTGCATTAATAACAGTAAAACCCGCATCCCTAAGGGCTTTTTCATCCTCCGGCGGTACTCCGTGAGCCCGGATTAAAACAATACCGCTGCCTTTTTCCGGAATTTCATCAATCCTGAAAATCCGCTTTTCTTCAAGCATCTGCAACACCTGGGGATTATGAATCAAAGGGCCATAGGTATAAATCGGCTCCTTTGACATATTGGAAGCATCCAGCACCATATCCACAGCACGCCTGACCCCCATACAGAACCCGGCTGTTTTAGCCACACATATCTTCATGAAACCCCGCTCAAAAAATCCACCAGGCGCTGAAACTCTGTTTTGGATTTAAAATTGATTTCTATCTTGCCTTTATCTCCTTTTTTTTGAATCCTGACGCTGGATTGAATCCGGCTGGAAAGCAGGGAACAGGTGTCATCAAGAAATTGTTTTTCTTCGGCAGATATTGTTTTGTTCAATTTGGGAGAAACTTTTTTGGCATTGTTTACCAATTGTTCGGTTTCTCTTACAGACAATGCTTTTTTAATGACGATTTCAAAAAGATGAATCCGGCTTTCTTCTGAATCAGCACCTAAAAGAGCCCTTGCATGTCCCATGGATATTTGTTCTGCAACAAGGCTGTCTTTAATCACCTGGGGAAGACTTCTGAGGCGCAGCAGGTTGGCAATTGTGGAACGATTCTTTCCTATCTTTTTTGCAACCTTTTCCTGGGTATAATCAAATTCCTTGATCAACCGGTGATAGGCTTGAGCCTCTTCAAGAACATTTAAATTCTGCCTTTGGATATTCTCAATAATGGAAACCTCCAATACCTGTTCATCTGTAAGATTTTTTACAAACACGGGCACATGAGTCAAATCAGCTTCCCTGGCGGCACGAAGCCTTCTCTCTCCTGCGATCAACTCATAAGAATCATCAAGTTTTCTTACCAGCAAGGGTTGCAAAACCCCCTGCTGTGCTATGGAATCCTTTAATTTGTCCAGTTCTTCCCGATCAAATACGGTTCTGGGCTGATACCTGTTAGGTGCTATTTCATCAACAGAACACATCAAAAAATCAGGGCTGCTCTCAGGCGTATCAAACGAATCAAAATCAGGAATCAGGGCTGAAATACCTCTACCAAGACCGGTTTTTTTTTTTTTTTTGTTTATCATCTTTTCAAAAATTCCCTTGCAAATGCAACATAGCTCTTTGATCCTTGTGACTGTTTGTCATATATAATAGCAGGCAATCCATAACTGGGTGCCTCTCCAAGCTTTACATTACGCGGTATTTTTGTTTTGAAAACCATATCTTTAAAATATTTTTTTGCATCTTCAACCACCTGTTGAGCAAGATTGGTTCGTTTATCATACATGGTCAAAAGAATTCCCTTGATTTTCAATCCCGGATTAAAAGAAGATTTGACCCGCTTTATGGTGTCCAGCAACTGCCCAAGGCCTTCAAGCGCATAAAATTCACTTTGAAGGGGTATCAAGACTGCATCTGAAGCCGTAAATGCATTTAATGTCAACAAACTTAAGGCTGGCGGACAATCAATAATAATATAATCAAATTTTTCCTTTACCTGTTCCAGAAGCATTTTCAATTTTTTTACCCTGTCGTCGGCAGACACCATTTCAATTTCAAACCCGATAAGATCAATATCGGACGGAATCATCATTAGTTTAGGCATCATTGTAGGACAGATAATATCATTAATATCAGCCTCACCAATGAGACCTTGATACAACGAATGTTCCAGGGATAGTTTGTCAATTCCCATTCCGGTTGTTGCATTGGCCTGGGAATCACAATCTACAAGCAAAGTTTTTTTCCCGATTTTGGCAAGTGCGGCTGAAAGGTTAACAGAGGTAGTTGTCTTGCCAACGCCCCCCTTCTGGTTCGCTATACTGATAATCTGGGTCATAATCAAAATTCCTTATCATAATTGCCATCCTTAGGCAATCAGTTAAAAACATCAAATCCCCTTTTCCATCGTACAGAGCAGACACATAAAAAAAGCCTTGTACGGCAATTAAATTGCCGCACAAGACTCAAGTTTGATCTTAAATTCAAGAATGCCTATTACATGGCCGATTCCGGGTGAAATACATCCACATCTTTCAAATCATCACCAAGATACTCTCTTTCATTGGGACCCAGTATTCCCAGGGAAAGGTTTAAGAGTGTCCACAGATGTGTGGTTTGCCATGCATGATCATTGACTTCAGCCATATCATGCACCTGGGCATGACAATTATGGCAGGGCGTAATGCAGTACGAAGCTTTGGTTGCAAGGATCTGGTTGGCTTTGGTCTGCCCGTAAGCCCGCCGCTGCTCCTGGAAACCTGACTGGAGATACCCGCCCCCCCCGCCGCAGCAGAAATTATTGGAGCGGTTGGGTGTCATGTCAACAAAATTTTCCTCTCCCACAACCGCCTTGACAACATATCTCAAATCTTCGGCAACCGGGTCGCCAAACGATTTTCTGACCAGCTGACAGGGATCTTGAACCGTGAACTTGATTTGTCTTTCCTTGTTCCAGTCCGAAGATGGCTTGAGTTTTCCATCCCTGATCCATTCGGCATAAAGTTGAATGATACTTTTGATTTCAAAATTGTAAGGTATATTGAATTTTTGCAATCCAGCCCGGACTGCGAAAAGTTCGTGACCTCACTCGGTGTTTAGCCAGACTTTGCAGCCCAGATCCTCCACTGCCTTTACCTTTGTCCGAACAATCTTTTCCCAGGATTCATCGTCTGCGGAAAACAGGCAATAATTTTCTGCTGCCCAGCCTTTAGTCCCATAGGTCCAGTCTGCACCTGCCAGGTGCATAATTTTCCACAGCGGAACCATTTCATCCGGTTCAGTCACAGGCTCTCTTGAGTTCTGGTTTAAAAAGTAATAGGCACCTTCCCTGTTTATGTCCGCCTTCATTTCAGCAAACTCAGGCTGTGATTCCTGGTACTCTTCAAGAACGTCTTCCACCACAAACTGGAAATCTTCTTCATTGGCACCCATTGCTGAACAAGTATCGTGTTTCAATGCCATGTCACAAGAGCTTGTAATTCCTTTTGGCTTTTTATCTTTTGGCCATTGTGCCCTTGCATTGAAAACAAGCTGCGGAATATTAATCTGCATCGGACACACATACATGCACCGTGTACACATGGAACACATCCACACCCAGTTCGTACTCAAGATTTCTTCATCCATTCCAAGCGCCGCCATTCTCAGGAACTTTCTTGGATCCATACCGTCAAGGCCCGTTGCAGGACAACCAGATGCGCATGCACCGCATGTCAGGCATGCGTTCAGGTTTCCGCCATCCGGCAGAAGTTTCATTACCTTGTCTTTAAAGGCGCTCTTTCTTGCGCCTCCAATTTTAATAGCTGTATCTCCCATGCTATTGTTCCCCCTATTGATTCAGATCTGTTGATTTAAATCTATTGATTCAAACCTGTTGATTCAATTTTAAAGCCTTATTGTTTATGATATAATTCAAGGCTTTGACTTATGGTACTGTACGTTCCCCCAATTTTTGGAACAGTTTTTATTGTGTTTTATTCCATAATTTATGTCAACCTTAATTTTATATGCCAAGTTCAAAAGTTGACTTTTTTAAACTTTACATTACTATTCAAAGGCCATGAAAAAACTAAAAAAAATAGAATCACTTTGTTCCAATGTTATGTTAAAAGATAAACATGCTGTTTTAAAGGAACTCAGAGCCATAAAAAAATTAAAGCCCAATAGCCCTTGCAGCCTTGAAATCCATGCAAAAAAAACAAAACTTCTTTTTGAGAAAACACAGCGTTCAGCTCAACAAACACGCTCAAGGCTTTCAAACAAGCCGTCCCATATCGTGTTCAACCCTGATCTGCCAATCACCCATAAAAAAGATGACATCATTTGTGCCATAAAAAACAACTCAGTGGTGATTATATCTGGAGAAACCGGGTCCGGAAAAACCACCCAGATACCAAAATTCTGTCTTGAGGCAGGACGAGGAATTAAAGGACTGATCGGCTGTACTCAACCCAGACGAATCGCGGCTGTCAATGTGGCCCGAAGAATCGCCGAAGAACTCAATGAAAACATTGGCAAATCAGTGGGTTATAAAATCAGATTTGACGATAAAACAAATGCTAATGCTTATATAAAAATGATGACCGATGGAATCCTGCTGGCTGAAACCCAGGCAGACCGTTTTCTAAGTGCATATGACACCATTATTGTGGATGAGGCCCATGAAAGAAGCTTGAATATTGATTTTACTCTGGGAATTTTAAGGCGTCTTGTCCGGCAGAGAAAAGACCTTAAGCTGATTATCACATCCGCTACCATTGATACTCAAAAATTCTCCAAAGCCTTTGACAATGCCCCGATCATTGAAGTATCAGGACGGATGTACCCGGTGGAAACCCTTTACAGGCCTTTTTTAGACGAAGACAGCGAAAAACACAGTTTTGAAGACCAGGGATATGTTGAGGCGGCGGCAGATGCGGTACATCTTCTTTTGTCCCAATCAAGATCCGGTGATATCCTGGTGTTTATGCCCACAGAGCAGGATATCGGGGAAACCATGGAACTGATCAGGGGCAAACAGCATCCGGGAGTAACTGTGCTGCCGCTTTTTGCAAGACTTTCAGCCCAAGAGCAGTCCAAGATTTTTTCACGCCAGGTGGGAAGAAAAGTCATTGTCTCCACCAATGTGGCCGAGACCTCCTTAACCATACCCGGAATTAAATATGTTGTGGATACAGGACTTGCCAGAATTCCCAGCTATTCTCCCCGGACAAGAACTACATCCCTTCCTGTCAGCCCCATTTCCCAGTCATCGGCCAACCAGCGGCTGGGGAGGTGCGGTCGGGTTGAAAACGGGATCTGTATCAGGCTGTTTGACGAGGATGATTTCGGGGCCAGGCCATTTTTCACATCCCCTGAAATCCTGAGAAGCAATCTTGCCGAAGTCATATTACGAATGATCGCCCTTAACTTAGGGGATGTTTCAACCTTTCCGTTCATTGATGCACCTGCTCCCAAAAGTGTTAAGGACGGGTTTGACACACTGATTGAACTTGGGGCCATCAAAGAAAAGACAACAAAACATAAAACGGCAAAAAAAAAGGAATACACTCTCACAAAAATCGGCCTGATCATGGCAAAGCTGCCCATAGACCCCAAATTATCCAGGATTCTGATAGAAGCGGACACAAAAGGCTGCCTGGCCGAAGCAGTCATCATTACCACGGCCCTGGCCATTTCAGATCCAAGACAAAGACCTGCGGAAAAAACTCAGGCAGCAGATCAACAGCATGCGATGTTCAAGGATCCAGGATCTGATTTTATCACGATTCTAAATATCTGGAATGCAGTTAAAGCAGCGGAAAAAAAATTAAACTCCCGTTCAAAGCTCAAAAAATTCTGCCAGGACCATTTCCTGTCCTTCAAGCGACTGAGGGAATGGACTGACATCCATGGACAAATTGTCAGGATACTCAAAGAACATGGGATAAGAGGGGAAAAAAAAATTGATTTTCAAACAGGAACTCAGGGCATGAAGTCCAAAGAGTTCAACCTGGGCGGACCATTGTACATCGCACTGCATCAATCTCTTTTATCCGGATATCTTGCCAATATTGCCCATAAAAAAGAAAAAAACATATTCAGTGCTGCAAAAGGACAGCAGGCCATGATATTTCCAGGGTCCGGCCTGTTCAACACTGCCGGAAACTGGATTGTTGCGGCGGAATTTGTCAAAACCAGCCAGTTGTTTGCAAGGTCGGTTGCCACAATTGACCCTGAATGGCTTGAACCCATTGCAAAAGATCTGTGTGCCCATACCTATTGTGACCCCCACTGGGAAAAAAAACGCGGACAAGTCATTGCAAAAGAACAGGTGTCATTGTTCGGACTGATTATTGTAGATGGCAGAAATATTGCCTATGGCAAGATAAATCCCGAAGAATCCGGAGAAATATTTATCCGACATGCCCTGGTCCAGGGAGAAATCCATCAGCAGTTTGAATTCATGACTCATAACCGGCAATTGATTGATCAGCTTGAAACACTTGAACATAAAACCAGAAGAAAGGATATCCTGGCATCTGAAGATGATATGTATCTTTTTTACCAGTCACGGCTTCCCAAACATTTTTATAATATCAGAACCTTTTCCAAATTTATCAAGGACCAAAAAAATCAGGATTTTTTAAAAATGACCCTGGAAGATCTTCAGCAATCTTTTGTTGATGAAACTGAACTCTGCTTGTTTCCCGATGCTCTTACCATGGAGCAGGGCAAATTCAAGCTTGAATATGAATTCAATCCGGGATCTCAAAAAGATGGTGTAACCCTTAAAGTTCCTGCCGCATCTGCTGCAATGGTATCAAAAAACAGTGTGGACAGACTGATCCCAGGGCTTTTTGAAAACAAGATAGCCGCTTTAATCAAAGCGCTTCCCAAAAAATACCGGGTAAAACTGGTTCCTGTGTCTGAAAAAGCCGCTATCATTGCCAAAGAAATGCCCGAACAAGACAAGCCCTTGTATTCACAGCTCTCTTCTTTTATCCAAAAACGATTTGACCTTGTGATCCCCGCAACCCTATGGTCAGACAAGGAACTGCCGGACCATTTAAAAATGAGAATCTCCATCAGGGACAAAAAAGGAAAAGAGATCAAAGCCATACGGGATAAATCCGTTTTAAACGAATTTTATTCCAACCTGGCACCTCAAAAAGGCAATTCTTTTCATGCCGCCCAAAAAAAATATGAACTGTCCCCTGTTAAAGAGTGGAATTTCAAGGATCTTGAAGATGTTATCATAATTGATCAAAATCCGGATTTTATGCAAAAAGCCTATCCTGGTTTGCAAATTGAAACCAAAACCGGTACAAAAAACGACACCATAGTTTTATCCTTGAGGCTGTTCAAATCGGAACAGGCGGCACAAACCGCCCATTGTAAAGGGATAAACGCATTGTTCCAGCTCTGTTTTCCCGATGATTTCAAAGCCTTGAAAAAAGATATCAACATCTCTTCGCAAATAAAGCAGATGGCCCCGTTTTTTAATGGGCAGACAAAATTTCAGCAATCCTTGTTCAACCTTATCACCACGACCGTGTTTGCAAAAAATATCCGGACAAAAAAAGAATTTGAAACCCATGCGCAAAAGCAATTAAAATTGCTTTACCATACCGGTCGGCAATTTATAAAAATTATCTCAACCCTTGGCAAAGAATATCAAGCCTGTTTTGAACTCATTCAAAAACTGTCCTTTCAGCACCAGAAAAAGAAAAAAACCTTTGATATCTTAACAGCTCTTTTCAAAGACTTAAAAAATATTGTGCCTGAGAATTTCTTGGATCTGTATACGATGGAGAGAATCGAGGATCTTCACAGGTATGTCGCCTGTATAAGGATCAGGGCCCAGAAATCCGTTGACAATCCGCTCAAAGAAGAAAAAAAAGCATTGCAGACCGCAGGCTACACTAAACATTTGAATCAGCTTTTATCCTCACTGTCACAAGACTCTTCTACTGAAAAATCCCAACAGGTTGAAGACTTTTTCTGGCTCATAGAAGAGTACAAAATATCTTTGTTTGCCCAGGAATTAAAAACAAAGGTAAAAATTTCCGCAAAAAAGCTGGATCAATTTTTAATCCGCCTTTCTACAATGATCTGACAGACCTTTCACTTTTTTTTGCCGGTTGAGTTTAGATCCATTCATCGGGCAATTGAAAAAAAAAGGTATGCAATCTTGATAGACAAAAAAAAACAAATAGGTTAAAAAAGCATTTAACAACATAAACATAAGGATGATATCGTGTTTGCCGAAAACATAACCTACCCTGCTGCTCTTCTTGCAGGGCTGCTTTCTTTTTTTTCTCCCTGTATCCTGCCGCTGATACCGGCATATTTTTCTTTTATCACCGGTTTATCTTTGGATGAACTGAAGGAAAACAAAAGGCAAACCCGGCAGAAAGTGTTTTTGTCCACTGTTTTTTATGTGGCAGGCTTTTCCTTTATTTTCATTCTTTTCGGGGCGTCCGCATCTTTTCTGGGAGGGCTTGCCTCACAATACGCCTGGGTGGTCAGATATATTGGAGGCGGCATAATTCTTGTCTTCGGACTTCACCTTCTGGGAATCATAAACATCAAGGGATTTAATTTTGAAAAAAAAATTCATGTCAAGGAAAAGCCTTTGCACCTGATGGGCACCTTTGTCATCGGCATGGCCTTTGGTGCAGGCTGGAGTCCCTGCATCGGCCCACTGCTGGGCTCAATTTTAATTGTTGCCGGAAACCAGGAGACGGTTCTTAAAGGAGTTTTTCTTTTAGCGGTTTACTCTGCAGGCCTTGCTGTTCCCTTTCTTATCCTGTCCGTTTTCATCAATTCTATTCTTGAAATTATGAAACGGGCCACAAAATTTATCAGAGTACTCAATAAAATTTCCGGAATTTTGCTGATTGCCATCGGTCTTTTGCTGGTATTTGACAAATTCAGACTTTTTGCAATCCTGTAATAAAGCCGGTTTACAACCTTACGCCCCATTCTCAAGCCACCTTAAAACACAGGCGGCAGCCGTTTCCCATTTGTCTTCACCAATCAGCCAGTGGGAATGGGACTCAAATTCTTTAAAAGTGGCAACATGTTGGTATTTTTCAGCTATTTTTCTGACAACCCAAGCCGGGACAATTCTGTCTTTTGAGCCTGCAACTATCAATGCCGGACAGGTTATTTTAGTCTCATCAACCCTGGATGCCCTGTTGTGATCCAGATACCAGAAACCAATTTCAAACGCAGCCCGGCCGGACTCATACACCATCTTTTGATATTCTTTTTTTTGCCGGGATTCAGGCAATTGATGCAAAATCGCATAAGAAGCTGCTTCAAAGGATATCCGATGCGGTTTTTTCCAGAATTCCCATTGGGAAAATATACTGAAAAAACTTTTCAGAACCGACCATGAAATGCAATGAATCCCCGCAGGGGGTGCCGGGGTAAGCAACACCAATGTCCGGGCAAGGCCTTTTGCCGCCAAAATCTGGGCTAAAAGCCCCCCCATAGAGTGTCCCATAAGAATGGGTTTGTTATCAAATTTTTGAAGATATGCTTCAAGGTCATCCGCATAATCCAGAAGGCTTGCTGTTCCCAGCCCGTCAGGAGGAGTATCCTTCGGGTCACTATCATGGTGCCGTAACACCGGCACATGACAGTTATAACCACGAGCCTCAAAATACGATTTAAAAAAGGTCCAGCACCAGTCACTTCCCCACATACCATGAATCATTACAATATTATTTGTCATCTTCCACCTGATAGTTTAAAAATGTTTTCCAACTTATGCCAAAGCAGCCTTAAACACGACATATTCCTTTTCACATAGTCCTTGCACCCCTAAAGGACGCTCTATTCCATCATGACAATCCGATCCGCCGGTCACCAAAAGATGATATTTTTCTGCCCAGGATTTCATCAGGTCCTGATGGGCTTTAATATGGCCGGGATAATAAACTTCCAGCCCGCGAACCCCTGCTTCAATAAACTCCGGCAGTATCTGCTGAACAATGTCCAGGGGCGGCAGCACTTCCTTATAATGCCCCTTGCCGGGAAAAGAACCTGCTGCCGGATGGGCCAAAACAGCAAGGATACCCTGTTCCCGGATGATGTCCACTGCCTGTTCCAGTTTTATTCCGGAAGGAAGGTATGCAGGACTGTCATTTCCAATGATGGCATTGATGGTATCGGCATCAATAATGCCAAACCCGTCCTTTAACGCAAGGGAAAAATGGCGTCTTGTGGCATTATCACTTAATTCAGCGATATCTTCAAATTTCAGATCCCTGTTTAACAAAGGGGTGGTCCCGTTCGGTCCGAAAAATTTATTAATTTCGTCAACCCTTGCCCTTACCAGTTTATCTCCCCTTCCTTTGGCTAAAATTTTATTAATTTTTGCCATGAAAGAATCTTCCATAAGCATGGCCGGTGAAAAATAACACAAAAGGTGCAATGTCCCGGTAAAATAAGAACGCTTAAACCGAATAGAAACTTCCACTCCCGGAATCACATCAATACCGTTCTTTTTTCCTGCAGCCGTTGCGGTTTTCAACCCCTTTAGCGTATCATGGTCAGTGATACCAATGACCCTTATACCAAGACGTTTTGCCTGTTCAATAATCTGATCGGGTGTGAAATCTCCATCAGATGCCGTTGTGTGATTGTGCAAATCAGCAAATATTTTCTGATCCATAGCGTTTCCTTAAAGTCAGCCTGTTTATCATTATTTTGCCATCTTCCTGTTTTTATAATGCTTATCATAAAAATACAATTTGATTTTTTTAAAAATACAATTTGATTTTTTTTAAAAAGAATAAGATAATACTTGATTTTTAAAAATCAGATATTAGATAAAGAATAGTTCTTTTAATAAAATTATTTTGGAGATAATGATTAACATGTGTAAAACCGGTAGAGATATAGATATTATCAATGAATTAGGAAAAGTGGATTCCGAAAAAAGCGCTAAATCCATATTAAAAAAACATATGGACGATGAACAATTAACCCGGATTTTAAAAATCAAACACCCTGAAGTCTTAAAAAGAATTGCCGATTCAATTGTTCTTTGCAACCCTTCTGCTGTCTTTGTCAACACAGGATCACCCGAGGACAGGGAATTTATTAAAAATCTTGCCCTTGAAAAAAAGGAAGAAAGCTCACTTGCAATGAAGGGGCATACCATTCACTTTGACCTGGCCCAGGAACAGGGTAGAATCATTGACAGGACATATTATATCGCAAACCCGGAAGATCAAGTCAGTTCGCTTGCCAACCGTATGGACAGGCCCACGGCCCTTGAACAAGTCCGGTCAAACATGACGGATATCATGAAAGGCATGACCATGATCATTGGATTTTACATGCGGGGCCCTGTTGGCTCTCCCGTATCAAATCCTGCTTTGGAAATCACAAGCTCCACCTATGTCGCCCACAGTGCTGAACTGCTTTACAGAAACGCCTATGCCGCGTTTGATAAAGAAGTTGAAAATCTTGGCCATTTCTTTACCAATGTTCACAGCGAAGGGCTGAACAGGCCGGAAGATCTTCCCGATGCAAGGGTGTTCATGGATCGCAAATTCAAAACCACCTACAGCTGGAAATGCACCTATGCCGGAAACACCCTGCTGCTTAAAAAAGGAAACCATAGGTTCGCAGTAGACAAGGCAGTGTATGAAAATCTTGGACAGGAACTATCCGAGCATATGTTTATCACGGGAATCCATGGTCCCAATGACCGCGTAACATGGTTTGCAGGTGCCGCTCCCAGCGGATGCGGAAAAACCACCACAGCCATGGCAGGAAATGTATTTATCGGCGATGATCTCGCCCAGATGTGGATTGCCGATGACGGCAGCATCCGGTCAGTCAACCCGGAAGCCGGTATTTTCGGCATTGTGGAAGATGTTAATCTTGAAGGCGATCCACTGCTGATGAAAGTCTTACGACAGCCCGGACATGAAGTGATCTGGTCCAATGTGCTGATTGACGAAAACAAAGTTCCCCATTGGGTGGGAAACAATGAAAACCATCCTGACAAAGGATTCAATTTCCAGGGAGATTGGTATAAAGGCAAAACCGATGAAAACGGCAAACCCGTTCCCATGTCCCATCCCAATTCCAGGTGTACCCTGCGCTCGACCAGCCTTGACAACTACTCCCCTGAAGCTGAAAACCCCAAAGGTGCCCTGACACGAGTGTTTACATACAGTGGCAGGGATGCAGACACAATGCCTCCGGTCTGGGTGGCTCAAAATTCAGATGCCGGAGTTGTCATCGGAGCCTGTATCGTGTCGGCTGCCACAGCAACGGAAGTCGGAGCCACCGGTGTAAAAAGGTCGCCCTGGGCCAATGCCGCCTTTATTCCCGGCTCTCTGGGAGATTATATGGATGCCCAGTTTAAATTTTTCGGCAGTGACAAAATAAAAAACGATTATAAACCCGTTATGGCAGGCCTCAATTATTTTCTGACTGACAAGGCCCGTGGTGGAGACTCCTCTATGCTTCTCGGAGAAAAAAGAGATGTAAAAGTATGGCTTTCCTGGCTTGAAAGATATGCCCACAATGAAATAGACCATATCACAACCCCAATTGGGAATATTCCCAGATATGATGATTTAAAATCATTGTTTAAGCAGATTATCGGCAAAGACTATACCAAGGAGTTGTATACAAAACAATTTTCTTTATATTTGGATCATATCATCAAACGCTTGGAGCTTCAGCAGGAAGCCTATTCCAAAGAAGAAAGAGTACCTCAAACCCTGTTTGACATTTTAGCTGAACAAAAACAAGCCCTTTCAGCATTAAGGGATACCCATGGCAGTATTGTATTGCCGGACATATTTGTTAATTAAAAATTCAAACAAAACAAGCCAAACCAGAATAGCGTTGATACACGCAAGGGACAGATTTTAAATCT belongs to Desulfobacula toluolica Tol2 and includes:
- a CDS encoding phosphoenolpyruvate carboxykinase (GTP) translates to MINMCKTGRDIDIINELGKVDSEKSAKSILKKHMDDEQLTRILKIKHPEVLKRIADSIVLCNPSAVFVNTGSPEDREFIKNLALEKKEESSLAMKGHTIHFDLAQEQGRIIDRTYYIANPEDQVSSLANRMDRPTALEQVRSNMTDIMKGMTMIIGFYMRGPVGSPVSNPALEITSSTYVAHSAELLYRNAYAAFDKEVENLGHFFTNVHSEGLNRPEDLPDARVFMDRKFKTTYSWKCTYAGNTLLLKKGNHRFAVDKAVYENLGQELSEHMFITGIHGPNDRVTWFAGAAPSGCGKTTTAMAGNVFIGDDLAQMWIADDGSIRSVNPEAGIFGIVEDVNLEGDPLLMKVLRQPGHEVIWSNVLIDENKVPHWVGNNENHPDKGFNFQGDWYKGKTDENGKPVPMSHPNSRCTLRSTSLDNYSPEAENPKGALTRVFTYSGRDADTMPPVWVAQNSDAGVVIGACIVSAATATEVGATGVKRSPWANAAFIPGSLGDYMDAQFKFFGSDKIKNDYKPVMAGLNYFLTDKARGGDSSMLLGEKRDVKVWLSWLERYAHNEIDHITTPIGNIPRYDDLKSLFKQIIGKDYTKELYTKQFSLYLDHIIKRLELQQEAYSKEERVPQTLFDILAEQKQALSALRDTHGSIVLPDIFVN
- a CDS encoding PHP domain-containing protein; the encoded protein is MDQKIFADLHNHTTASDGDFTPDQIIEQAKRLGIRVIGITDHDTLKGLKTATAAGKKNGIDVIPGVEVSIRFKRSYFTGTLHLLCYFSPAMLMEDSFMAKINKILAKGRGDKLVRARVDEINKFFGPNGTTPLLNRDLKFEDIAELSDNATRRHFSLALKDGFGIIDADTINAIIGNDSPAYLPSGIKLEQAVDIIREQGILAVLAHPAAGSFPGKGHYKEVLPPLDIVQQILPEFIEAGVRGLEVYYPGHIKAHQDLMKSWAEKYHLLVTGGSDCHDGIERPLGVQGLCEKEYVVFKAALA